Proteins from one Malaya genurostris strain Urasoe2022 chromosome 2, Malgen_1.1, whole genome shotgun sequence genomic window:
- the LOC131429119 gene encoding uncharacterized protein K02A2.6-like, with translation MDYVGPLPASGKGRSTCLLVITDLFSKFVIVQPFRQATADSLVHFVENSLFLLFGVPEVILSDNGTQFVSASFRNLLTRYHVTHWRTPNYHPQINDTERVNRVITTAIRACIRKDHREWANNLQQIASAVRNSVHDATRYTPYFVLFGRNMVSDGREYRHLRDASSTHDGQLKDDERDKLLADVRKNLKSAYEKHSSYYNLRSNANCATYSVGERVLKKNTEQSDKEKGFCAKLAPKYVLAVIKRIVGSHCYDLEDLKGKRLGIFNCAYLKKLNSQSPSPS, from the coding sequence ATGGATTACGTCGGTCCACTTCCAGCATCAGGGAAAGGTCGGAGTACTTGCTTGTTGGTAATAACTGACCTTttcagcaagtttgtaattgtaCAGCCATTTCGACAAGCTACTGCTGACTCGTTAGtccatttcgtcgaaaactCGCTGTTTCTGTTGTTTGGCGTACCGGAAGTTATTCTTTCGGACAACGGAACTCAATTCGTTTCTGCTTCGTTCCGAAATCTGTTAACTCGGTACCATGTGACCCATTGGAGGACACCAAATTACCATCCGCAGATTAATGACACCGAACGAGTTAACCGAGTGATCACCACCGCCATACGTGCTTGTATCCGCAAAGACCATCGCGAATGGGCAAACAATTTACAACAAATTGCCAGTGCGGTACGGAACTCAGTACATGACGCTACGCGGTATACCCCGTATTTTGTGCTATTCGGAAGAAACATGGTATCGGACGGGCGTGAATATCGGCACCTCCGAGATGCATCTTCCACTCATGATGGGCAACTGAAAGACGACGAACGAGATAAGCTTCTAGCAGATGTCCGGAAGAACCTCAAGTCGGCCTACGAGAAGCATTCTTCGTACTACAACCTTCGGTCGAATGCCAACTGCGCTACCTACTCTGTTGGAGAACGAGTCCTCAAGAAGAATACCGAGCAATCGGACAAAGAGAAGGGTTTTTGCGCTAAGCTAGCTCCGAAATATGTGCTAGCTGTGATAAAGCGAATCGTGGGTTCTCATTGCTACGACCTAGAGGACTTGAAGGGAAAACGATTAGGCATTTTTAATTGCGCATATTTAAAAAAGCTCAATTCCCAATCGCCTTCACCTTCTTAA